A window of the Egibacter rhizosphaerae genome harbors these coding sequences:
- the mntA gene encoding type VII toxin-antitoxin system MntA family adenylyltransferase antitoxin, translated as MAGQRLVDAHLVAHPLTAGIVTGARVGSLAAGLAGEVSGSLLPMSPNDRRRVDDEAIARVMADWDGVLAVYLFGSHASGTARVDSDVDVAVLLDRDRFPTAAERFEERLRLTSALIAALRRDDVDLVVLNDAPPMLARTVLRHGRRLQCRDPEADIAFRRHAQLRAADLDLFLGRARRVALEALRTGA; from the coding sequence GTGGCCGGTCAACGGCTCGTCGATGCCCACCTCGTAGCACACCCGCTGACCGCCGGGATCGTGACCGGCGCTCGGGTCGGTTCGCTCGCTGCCGGTCTCGCCGGCGAGGTGTCGGGTAGCCTGCTACCAATGTCCCCCAACGACCGGCGCCGTGTGGACGACGAGGCAATCGCACGTGTCATGGCGGACTGGGACGGCGTCCTCGCCGTCTATCTGTTCGGGTCGCACGCCAGCGGGACCGCGCGCGTCGACAGCGACGTGGACGTGGCCGTCTTGCTGGACCGGGACCGCTTCCCGACCGCCGCAGAACGCTTCGAGGAGCGGCTGCGGCTGACCAGCGCGCTCATCGCCGCCCTGCGTCGGGACGACGTCGACCTCGTGGTGCTCAACGACGCGCCGCCGATGCTGGCGCGGACCGTCCTGCGCCACGGCCGGAGGTTGCAGTGCCGCGACCCTGAGGCCGACATCGCATTCCGACGCCACGCCCAGTTGCGCGCGGCCGATCTCGACCTGTTCCTCGGTCGGGCGCGTCGGGTGGCTCTGGAGGCGCTACGGACCGGAGCGTGA